A genomic segment from Oncorhynchus keta strain PuntledgeMale-10-30-2019 chromosome 7, Oket_V2, whole genome shotgun sequence encodes:
- the LOC127931073 gene encoding class I histocompatibility antigen, F10 alpha chain-like: MVKLCFFWLFLSLYTIINAGSHSLLAFATCISGDAPFPECSVVLMQDDIQVGYFDSNTEQFIHKGPYAPDETEVDVAQDAANVFGHMFLSMKRRLSDLRYRFNSTGNIDVQQRMAGCEMLDTGEPGLILSTDAFNGILADLIYYNMTHYSYNSGNLLSPWSEVHQTYAKWRYQTIYLPICIKTLKKFLERLKNFVMRKVRPRVRLTQKAMSGGARVSCLAFGFYPRHINLTLLRDGQPIVEQDMTGGQLLPNGDGTYQLRKSLEVNTEELRERHNYTCTTSHLSLDNKLDVSWIPESGIDRVGLYVKSGPLGMVAIIILLSIFVCVWRRNAAGSQTLSQLSNANDAQVAEQMSLSSHSET, encoded by the exons ATGGTAAAACTGTGTTTCTTTTGGCTTTTTCTTTCATTATACACCATCATAAACGCAG GATCTCATTCTCTGTTGGCATTCGCAACTTGTATCTCAGGAGACGCACCTTTCCCtgagtgtagtgttgtgttgatgCAGGATGACATTCAAGTTGGCTACTTTGACTCCAACACGGAGCAGTTTATTCACAAGGGACCTTACGCCCCAGACGAAACAGAGGTTGACGTAGCCCAAGATGCAGCTAATGTGTTTGGACACATGTTCCTCAGCATGAAAAGGCGACTGTCAGACCTGAGGTATCGCTTTAATTCCACAGGGAATATAGATGTTCAGCAGAGAATGGCTGGCTGTGAGATGTTGGATACTGGTGAACCAGGCCTTATTCTGTCCACAGATGCTTTCAATGGAATTTTAGCTGATTTAATATATTACAACATGACACATTATTCATACAATTCCGGAAACCTACTGTCGCCATGGAGTGAGGTGCATCAAACATATGCAAAATGGCGTTATCAGACCATTTACCTACCCATTTGCATAAAAACATTGAAGAAATTTCTGGAGAGATTGAAGAACTTTGTGATGCGTAAAGTGCGTCCCAGAGTCAGGCTCACACAGAAAGCCATGTCTGGAGGAGCCCGTGTGAGCTGTCTGGCGTTTGGTTTTTACCCCCGCCACATCAATCTGACCCTGCTGAGAGACGGCCAGCCAATAGTAGAACAGGACATGACTGGGGGCCAGTTGCTGCCCAATGGAGACGGGACCTACCAGCTGAGAAAGAGTCTGGAGGTCAACACagaggagctgagagagagacacaactaCACCTGCACCACCTCCCACCTCAGTCTGGACAACAAGCTGGATGTCAGCTGGATACCTGAGTCTGGGATCGACAGAGTGGGTCTTTATGTCAAGTCAGGTCCACTGGGCATGGTGGCCATAATTATTCTACTCAGTATTTTCGTTTGTGTATGGAGGAGAAATGCGGCTGGCTCCCAGACATTGTCACAGCTCTCCAATGCTAATGATGCCCAAGTGGCTGAGCAAATGAGCCTATCTTCACATTCTGAGACCTGA